A single Chloroflexota bacterium DNA region contains:
- a CDS encoding glycosyltransferase family 4 protein: MSASSRLRVSIVNYTLSMMRGGGETRDLAFATHLDALGCDVTLVSVDPLLGKVRHPIAGVPARYLRAPYFRDLVYRLMVLPKTGRLATFLLNQDFKRFSKAVVNLVADPAYPIDILQAAGLYPVVEVKRRRPLPVIIRNQGGLPAKWLRPYVPKADAIIGDGWDALNFEQALGRELVEITGGVDSELFRPVEPDEELRSQLAGRPILLYVGRFVPLKNLPMLIDTFAEVRTARPDAALVMVGEGALEGQVREQVARLGLSDGVTFLGHQPQFRLPALYAASDVVLLSSIFDNSPNCVLEANACERPVVATRVGGVPRYVTEGENGLLADSNDASGFAQAILALLSNPGRARAMGLNGRQRVLERHSWRKSAEKLIGLYERLLAAGPRPLQRRP, encoded by the coding sequence ATGAGCGCGTCCAGCCGCCTGCGCGTCTCCATCGTCAACTACACGCTCAGCATGATGCGCGGCGGCGGCGAGACCCGCGACCTGGCGTTCGCGACCCATCTCGACGCGCTCGGCTGCGACGTGACGCTGGTGTCGGTCGATCCGCTGCTGGGCAAGGTGCGCCACCCGATCGCCGGCGTCCCAGCACGATACCTGCGCGCGCCGTACTTCCGAGACCTGGTCTACCGGTTGATGGTGCTGCCGAAGACCGGACGGCTGGCAACCTTCCTGCTGAACCAGGATTTCAAGCGGTTCAGCAAGGCCGTCGTCAACCTTGTGGCCGATCCGGCCTACCCCATCGACATCCTCCAGGCGGCTGGACTGTATCCCGTGGTCGAGGTCAAGCGGCGGCGACCTCTTCCCGTCATCATTCGCAACCAGGGCGGCCTGCCCGCGAAGTGGCTGCGACCGTACGTTCCGAAGGCCGACGCGATCATCGGGGACGGCTGGGACGCGCTCAACTTCGAGCAGGCGCTCGGGCGCGAGCTGGTCGAGATCACGGGCGGCGTGGACTCCGAGCTGTTTCGGCCGGTCGAGCCAGATGAGGAGCTACGCTCGCAACTGGCCGGACGGCCGATCCTGCTCTACGTCGGGCGGTTCGTGCCGCTCAAGAACCTGCCGATGCTGATCGACACCTTTGCCGAGGTCCGCACGGCCCGGCCCGACGCCGCCCTCGTGATGGTGGGCGAGGGCGCCCTGGAGGGTCAGGTCCGCGAACAGGTCGCGCGCCTGGGGCTGTCAGACGGCGTCACGTTCCTGGGTCACCAGCCACAGTTTCGGCTGCCGGCCCTCTACGCGGCGTCCGATGTCGTCCTGCTCTCGTCGATCTTCGACAACTCCCCGAACTGCGTGCTGGAGGCGAACGCCTGCGAGCGCCCGGTGGTAGCGACGCGGGTCGGCGGGGTGCCGCGTTACGTCACGGAGGGCGAGAACGGGCTGCTGGCCGACTCCAACGACGCCAGCGGCTTCGCCCAGGCGATCCTGGCGCTGCTCAGCAACCCCGGGCGCGCCCGCGCGATGGGCCTGAACGGACGGCAGCGCGTGCTGGAGCGTCACTCCTGGCGCAAGAGCGCCGAGAAGCTGATCGGGCTGTACGAGCGGCTGCTGGCGGCCGGCCCCCGGCCGCTCCAGCGGCGACCCTGA
- a CDS encoding SDR family oxidoreductase yields MTRFLITGGAGFIGSSLTRAVVEGGDEVRVLDTFLTGREDNLADVPDVEIVRGDIRDLDTLRGAMKGVERVLHQAAVPSVARSLKDPLLSNEANITGTLNVLLAARDAGVPRVVFASSSSVYGDTPTLPKVETMTPSPLSPYAVTKLTGEHYLKVFHRLYGLETVALRYFNVFGPRQDPTSDYAAVIPLFINKMARGEVPRIHGDGTQSRDFTYIDNVVQANLRAAEAPGVGGEVFNVACGQRYTLLDLVESLNRILGTNITPTFGPDRPGDVKHSLADISKARELLGYEPVRTFEEGLERTVVWGRAQLA; encoded by the coding sequence ATGACACGCTTTCTGATCACTGGCGGGGCCGGCTTCATCGGATCGAGCTTGACGCGCGCCGTCGTCGAGGGTGGCGACGAGGTCCGGGTGCTCGACACGTTCCTGACGGGTCGCGAGGACAACCTCGCCGACGTGCCCGACGTCGAGATCGTGCGCGGGGACATCCGCGACCTCGACACGCTGCGGGGCGCGATGAAGGGCGTCGAGCGGGTGCTCCACCAGGCTGCCGTGCCGTCAGTGGCGCGCTCGCTGAAAGACCCGCTCCTGAGCAACGAGGCCAACATCACCGGCACCCTCAACGTGTTGCTCGCGGCCCGCGACGCCGGTGTGCCACGCGTCGTCTTCGCGTCGTCCTCGTCGGTCTACGGCGACACCCCGACCTTGCCGAAGGTCGAGACGATGACCCCCAGCCCGCTCTCGCCGTATGCCGTCACCAAGCTGACCGGCGAGCACTACCTGAAGGTCTTCCATCGGCTGTACGGTCTGGAGACGGTCGCGCTGCGCTACTTCAACGTCTTCGGGCCGCGCCAGGATCCAACCTCCGACTACGCGGCGGTGATCCCGCTGTTCATCAACAAGATGGCGCGCGGCGAGGTACCGCGCATCCACGGCGATGGCACCCAGTCGCGTGACTTCACCTACATCGACAACGTCGTGCAGGCGAACCTGCGCGCCGCCGAAGCTCCTGGCGTCGGCGGCGAGGTTTTCAACGTGGCGTGCGGCCAGCGCTATACGCTCCTCGACCTCGTAGAATCGCTGAACAGGATTCTCGGCACGAACATCACGCCGACGTTCGGCCCGGACCGCCCTGGCGACGTGAAGCACTCGCTGGCCGACATCAGCAAGGCGCGCGAGCTGCTCGGCTACGAGCCGGTCCGCACGTTCGAAGAGGGGCTGGAGCGAACGGTCGTCTGGGGTCGCGCCCAGCTCGCCTGA
- a CDS encoding glycosyltransferase family 4 protein, whose product MKALFIVPYPTEAPSNRLRVEQYFPYLDNHGVEIILRPFMSSDLYNIRHAPGSMIRKVASLGFSTLSRFMDIRRAEGADVVFVHRESFPVGGPFIEEKLAAAGPPMVFDFDDAIYLLNTGLTSRTVGLLKRPSKTARIINLSTTVIAGNENLKAYASDYNRNIVVIPTPVDTDSFVPRNGPRPGSDRKVVIGWQGSNTTAPYLRMVADALAEVTRRYPQVEIQAIGGSYVPPVSPSLTVRRWSLDRELEDLHGFDIGIMPMPDTEWTRGKCGFKALLYMACGVPPVCSPVGMTTDIVQDGQNGLLASTTEEWIEKLSLLVENPTLRRQMGEAGRQTVEDRYSLTTHAPRFLETLQKTAELGRWRRRSRRAVPYAGWITEPTFR is encoded by the coding sequence GTGAAAGCGCTCTTCATCGTTCCGTATCCGACCGAGGCCCCCTCGAACCGTCTGCGAGTCGAGCAGTACTTCCCGTACCTCGACAATCACGGCGTCGAGATCATCCTGCGGCCGTTCATGTCGAGCGACCTCTACAACATCCGCCACGCGCCGGGCAGCATGATCCGCAAGGTGGCGTCGCTCGGGTTCAGCACCCTGAGCCGCTTCATGGACATCCGCCGGGCCGAGGGCGCGGACGTGGTGTTCGTGCACCGAGAGTCGTTCCCGGTCGGCGGGCCGTTCATCGAGGAGAAGCTGGCGGCGGCCGGTCCGCCGATGGTCTTCGACTTCGACGACGCCATCTATCTGCTCAACACCGGGCTGACCAGCCGGACCGTCGGGCTGCTCAAGCGGCCGAGCAAGACGGCGCGGATCATCAACCTCTCGACCACCGTGATCGCCGGCAACGAGAATCTGAAGGCGTACGCTTCGGACTACAACCGCAACATCGTGGTGATCCCGACGCCGGTCGATACCGACAGCTTCGTGCCGCGCAACGGCCCGCGCCCCGGCAGTGACAGGAAGGTGGTCATCGGCTGGCAGGGCAGCAACACGACGGCCCCCTACCTGCGCATGGTGGCCGACGCCCTCGCCGAGGTCACGCGGCGCTACCCACAGGTCGAGATCCAGGCGATTGGCGGCAGCTACGTGCCGCCGGTCTCGCCGTCGCTGACGGTGCGCCGCTGGAGCCTGGACCGCGAGCTTGAAGACCTCCACGGCTTCGACATCGGCATCATGCCGATGCCCGACACCGAGTGGACGCGCGGCAAGTGCGGCTTTAAGGCGCTGCTCTACATGGCCTGCGGGGTGCCGCCCGTCTGCTCGCCAGTCGGCATGACGACCGACATCGTGCAGGACGGTCAGAACGGCCTGCTGGCGTCTACCACTGAGGAGTGGATCGAGAAGCTCTCGCTGCTGGTGGAGAACCCGACGCTCCGTCGCCAGATGGGCGAGGCCGGCCGCCAGACCGTTGAGGATCGCTACTCGCTGACGACGCACGCGCCGCGCTTCCTGGAGACGCTCCAGAAGACGGCCGAGCTTGGGCGCTGGCGGCGGCGCAGCCGGCGGGCCGTGCCGTACGCCGGCTGGATCACCGAACCGACGTTTCGGTAA
- a CDS encoding glycosyltransferase family 4 protein — MKLAIVYHRPYYRAPDGGLWEAEGSFSRFVESMARFVDHVDLIVPERRQPFPGEAYRLRAENVTLWPLPFYDRLPLFYRALPAALGQLWRTLPGADLVCIRIPTPLGVYAYALSKLLRRPLFTIVVGDLDGVSESVKVDSLKRLAYKLYLGLESWLQARMVAWAPAFVNGQGLYAKYHRPNRDVLLTTTSTIGDADVIGREDTGLGTPGHAPIRLLTVSRIDPRKGLRFLPPALAMLVERGHDVRLTIVGPTVGTLGEEERERVLAAARAAGIADRIEFLGSRTLPQVLALARQHDLFVLPTLPGEGVPRVLLEAMASGLPIVVSNVAGVPTLVQHEVNGLLVPPSDPAALADAMERLIADHALRKRLIATGNRAARAHTADSHARKIALGLVKLAGIQLRRGGKSVQA, encoded by the coding sequence ATGAAGCTCGCTATCGTCTACCACCGGCCGTACTACCGTGCACCCGACGGCGGGCTCTGGGAGGCCGAAGGCTCGTTCAGCCGCTTCGTCGAGTCGATGGCGCGGTTCGTCGACCACGTCGACCTGATCGTGCCGGAGCGCCGCCAGCCGTTCCCCGGCGAGGCATACCGGCTGCGCGCGGAGAACGTTACGCTGTGGCCCCTCCCGTTCTACGACCGCCTGCCGCTGTTCTACCGCGCCCTTCCCGCTGCGCTGGGACAGTTGTGGCGCACCCTCCCCGGCGCGGACCTCGTCTGCATCCGCATCCCGACGCCGCTGGGCGTCTACGCCTACGCGCTCAGCAAGCTCCTGCGCCGCCCGCTGTTCACCATCGTGGTGGGCGACCTGGACGGCGTGTCCGAGTCCGTGAAGGTGGACAGCCTCAAACGGCTGGCCTACAAGCTGTACCTCGGGCTGGAGTCGTGGCTGCAAGCGCGGATGGTGGCCTGGGCGCCGGCCTTCGTGAACGGGCAGGGCCTCTACGCGAAGTACCACCGACCCAACCGCGACGTCCTGCTCACCACCACCTCGACCATCGGCGACGCCGACGTGATCGGCCGCGAGGACACCGGCCTCGGCACGCCCGGCCACGCCCCGATCCGCCTGCTGACGGTCAGCCGCATCGATCCGCGCAAGGGGCTGCGGTTCCTGCCGCCGGCCCTGGCGATGCTGGTCGAACGGGGCCATGACGTGCGCCTGACCATCGTCGGGCCAACGGTCGGCACGCTCGGCGAGGAGGAGCGCGAGCGCGTGCTGGCCGCCGCGCGCGCGGCCGGCATCGCGGACCGCATCGAGTTTCTGGGGTCGCGGACGCTGCCCCAGGTGCTCGCACTGGCCCGCCAGCACGACCTGTTCGTGCTGCCGACCCTGCCCGGCGAGGGTGTGCCGCGCGTGCTCCTGGAGGCGATGGCCTCGGGCCTGCCCATCGTCGTCTCGAACGTGGCCGGCGTCCCGACGCTCGTCCAACACGAGGTGAACGGACTGCTGGTCCCGCCGTCCGACCCGGCCGCCCTGGCCGACGCGATGGAGCGGCTCATCGCCGACCACGCGCTGCGGAAGCGGCTCATCGCGACGGGGAATCGGGCGGCGCGCGCGCACACCGCCGACTCGCACGCGCGGAAGATCGCGCTGGGGCTGGTCAAGCTGGCGGGGATCCAGTTGCGGCGCGGCGGGAAGTCGGTCCAGGCGTGA
- a CDS encoding glycosyltransferase family 4 protein, translating to MGGARRIRVSIPLAGFNLSGGVKSLVAVANALAARGHAVRILAPDYAATPPAPLASGVRLTVLTAGPRRLPAPARKLIHLARLALNATAGADVCLANYWTTAYIAVTSKWLHGDHTILAYNVRGYEPLSHGLNADASLPSRLVRALLAWISYRLPLQQICTTEWLRQQTGDRSAYVVGHGIDLNVFKPGPAREPGETVTVGTIGRLGEAKGYPDFLRAVEQLPTDLPIRFSIAAPDEVELPTRFPSSVAHPKPEREMSEFYAACDIFVFSSRGEGFGLPALEAMAVGCPVITTDSGGVRQFAAPDENCLMTPPADPAALARAILALVRDPERRAALRQAGMTTAAGYAQDAVLERFCRYLERLSRR from the coding sequence GTGGGAGGTGCGCGCCGCATCCGCGTCTCGATCCCGCTGGCCGGGTTCAACCTCTCCGGCGGGGTGAAGTCGCTGGTGGCGGTGGCGAATGCCCTGGCCGCGCGCGGCCACGCCGTCCGCATCCTGGCGCCCGACTACGCCGCGACGCCGCCCGCGCCTCTCGCATCAGGCGTGCGGCTCACAGTGCTGACGGCCGGCCCACGCAGGCTGCCTGCACCCGCCCGCAAGCTGATCCATCTCGCGCGCCTTGCGCTCAATGCGACGGCTGGCGCCGACGTCTGCCTCGCGAACTACTGGACGACAGCGTACATAGCCGTCACCTCGAAGTGGCTGCACGGCGACCACACGATCCTGGCGTACAACGTGCGCGGCTACGAGCCATTGAGCCACGGCCTGAACGCCGACGCCTCGCTGCCGAGCCGGCTGGTGCGCGCCCTGCTGGCCTGGATCAGCTACCGACTGCCCTTGCAGCAGATCTGCACCACCGAGTGGCTCAGGCAACAGACCGGTGACCGCTCAGCATATGTCGTGGGGCACGGGATCGACCTGAACGTGTTCAAACCAGGGCCGGCCCGCGAGCCGGGCGAGACGGTGACGGTCGGCACCATCGGGCGGCTGGGCGAGGCGAAGGGCTACCCCGACTTCCTGCGCGCCGTCGAGCAGTTGCCGACCGACCTCCCGATCCGGTTCAGCATCGCCGCGCCAGACGAGGTCGAGCTGCCGACACGCTTTCCGTCGAGCGTTGCACACCCGAAGCCTGAGCGCGAAATGTCGGAGTTCTACGCCGCCTGCGACATCTTCGTCTTCTCGTCGCGCGGCGAGGGCTTCGGGCTGCCGGCCCTGGAGGCGATGGCCGTCGGCTGCCCGGTCATCACGACCGACTCGGGCGGCGTGCGCCAGTTCGCCGCGCCCGACGAGAACTGCCTGATGACGCCGCCAGCCGACCCAGCCGCCCTGGCACGGGCGATCCTGGCCCTCGTCCGCGATCCCGAGCGGCGGGCCGCCCTCCGCCAGGCCGGTATGACGACCGCCGCCGGGTACGCACAGGACGCCGTCCTGGAGCGCTTCTGCCGCTACCTGGAGCGTTTGTCCCGGCGGTAG
- a CDS encoding diguanylate cyclase, producing the protein MIWKKPGMDILPDETGTSSRAPGASGPTPIRRYDTAQEDAAIDTIVSVFRTFGRYSLDVGDEDLNVLRRRFEAWATHLAIGGPHPDHLPDDPDAEVRPVLPRERDWVGARRFVQAHRQHECEQVARAVTHSHELIWDLTAQMAKTVSDTRDRDREVLEQLERLRAAIMSRSLTTIEQEVNSVARVLSGAVRDREQRLKVQLDELGTRVNELSEQLQEVKVESRLDGLTRIPNRAAFDGAIRRWHHVGTAFERSTCLILVDVDHLKHINDTFGHRGGDAALRAFADCLARGFPRRSDFVGRYGGDEFAVLLADTPGRSALRLAERFRQMVRSASAEHDGRRIDLTTSLGVAELERNEPLESWIERADQALYQAKQAGRDQVAFARPGDGAWSQPAPAAPAAE; encoded by the coding sequence ATGATCTGGAAGAAGCCCGGTATGGACATCCTCCCTGACGAGACTGGGACGTCCAGCCGTGCCCCCGGCGCGAGCGGGCCGACGCCCATCCGCCGCTACGATACGGCTCAGGAAGATGCGGCGATCGACACCATCGTTTCGGTGTTCCGCACCTTCGGGCGCTACTCGCTGGACGTCGGGGACGAGGATCTCAACGTCCTTCGCCGGCGCTTCGAGGCCTGGGCCACCCACCTCGCCATCGGCGGCCCCCATCCAGACCACCTCCCGGACGACCCAGACGCCGAAGTGCGCCCGGTCCTCCCGCGTGAGCGCGACTGGGTCGGCGCGCGGCGCTTCGTGCAAGCCCATCGCCAGCACGAGTGCGAACAGGTCGCCAGGGCCGTCACCCACTCCCATGAGCTGATCTGGGACCTGACGGCGCAGATGGCGAAGACGGTCTCGGACACCCGCGACCGCGACCGCGAGGTACTCGAGCAGCTCGAGCGGCTGCGCGCGGCGATCATGAGCCGCTCGCTGACGACCATCGAGCAGGAGGTGAACAGCGTCGCGCGGGTGCTCTCAGGGGCGGTCCGCGACCGCGAGCAGCGGCTCAAGGTGCAGCTTGACGAGCTGGGCACCCGCGTCAACGAGCTGTCCGAGCAGCTGCAGGAGGTCAAGGTCGAGAGCCGCCTGGACGGCCTGACCCGCATCCCGAACCGCGCGGCGTTCGACGGCGCGATCCGCCGTTGGCACCACGTCGGCACGGCGTTCGAGCGCTCGACGTGCCTGATCCTGGTGGACGTCGACCACCTGAAGCACATCAACGACACGTTCGGGCATCGTGGCGGGGATGCCGCGCTGCGGGCCTTCGCAGACTGCCTTGCACGGGGCTTCCCGCGCCGCTCCGACTTCGTGGGGCGCTACGGCGGCGACGAGTTCGCGGTGCTGCTGGCGGATACGCCGGGCCGGTCGGCGCTGCGGCTGGCCGAGCGCTTCCGCCAGATGGTGCGGTCGGCCTCCGCCGAGCACGACGGCCGCCGCATCGACCTGACGACCTCGCTGGGCGTGGCCGAGCTGGAGCGGAACGAGCCGCTCGAATCGTGGATCGAGCGGGCGGACCAGGCGCTCTACCAGGCGAAGCAGGCCGGGCGGGATCAGGTGGCGTTCGCGCGGCCCGGCGACGGCGCCTGGAGCCAGCCAGCCCCGGCAGCCCCCGCCGCCGAGTAG
- a CDS encoding glycosyltransferase family 39 protein, translated as MLAAALTGHAAVTIPASVGLMLAWVVIRYCFSGVERQAMSMLLLAGFAIRAAAALALHPFLITNQRRGDGRIDVYRGFLFEDDRAFDVVSWALARLWSGELANTAKSQDYLINNYTVMMGWVYYLFDHDVVGPKLLNCLFGALTVVVAYALAKELSGPRAGYFAAALALVFPSTLLWSILNLKDTLVVLLIGLTMLGGLKFSRRPSIIWAVVTVASFAALENLRLYVFFALGWLLWIAFFVINRKPWRERLKYGVPFALALLSVVYITNETQSLGLRYLSAKRLEALASSREFGAKNAETGIVEVDDLPRSAADGYTIQLRTAPKVLPYVLWGPFPWMARSAREFAVIPETLVWYGMQILIVAGLIGRRRDRWRELFLPLAFCAGLSCIFSLIEGNVGTIYRHRAMLLLPAFAMAGLGFDWLLTRQFRRVDRQVTASVSPMPGARAV; from the coding sequence ATGCTCGCCGCTGCGCTGACTGGCCACGCCGCAGTAACCATCCCTGCCAGTGTTGGGCTGATGCTTGCCTGGGTCGTGATCCGGTACTGTTTCTCCGGTGTCGAGCGGCAGGCCATGTCGATGCTGCTGCTGGCCGGTTTTGCGATTCGTGCCGCAGCGGCGCTCGCCCTCCACCCGTTTCTCATCACCAATCAGCGACGCGGAGATGGCCGCATCGATGTCTATCGGGGGTTCCTCTTCGAGGATGACCGAGCGTTTGATGTCGTCTCCTGGGCGCTGGCCCGCCTCTGGTCCGGCGAGCTGGCGAACACCGCGAAGTCGCAGGACTACCTGATCAACAACTACACCGTGATGATGGGCTGGGTCTACTACCTGTTCGATCACGACGTGGTTGGGCCGAAGCTCCTGAACTGCTTGTTCGGCGCGCTCACGGTCGTGGTCGCCTACGCACTGGCGAAGGAACTGAGCGGCCCACGGGCCGGCTACTTCGCCGCGGCCCTGGCGCTGGTCTTCCCGTCCACCCTGCTGTGGTCGATCCTGAACCTCAAAGACACGCTCGTGGTTCTTCTGATTGGCCTGACGATGCTCGGCGGCCTGAAGTTCTCACGGCGACCGTCAATCATCTGGGCCGTCGTGACCGTCGCGTCATTTGCAGCGCTTGAGAATCTCCGCCTCTACGTCTTCTTTGCGCTGGGCTGGCTTCTCTGGATCGCATTCTTCGTGATCAACCGGAAGCCCTGGCGCGAGCGCCTCAAGTACGGTGTGCCGTTCGCGCTGGCGCTGCTGTCGGTGGTGTACATCACCAACGAGACTCAGTCGCTCGGCCTGCGATACCTGAGTGCGAAGCGGCTTGAAGCTCTGGCGAGTAGTCGCGAGTTCGGCGCCAAGAATGCCGAGACCGGGATTGTTGAGGTCGACGATCTTCCGCGCTCGGCAGCGGACGGCTACACAATCCAGTTGAGGACCGCGCCGAAGGTGCTGCCGTACGTCCTGTGGGGACCATTCCCCTGGATGGCCCGCTCCGCGCGCGAATTTGCTGTGATCCCCGAGACACTGGTCTGGTACGGGATGCAAATTCTGATCGTCGCAGGGCTGATCGGTCGGCGGCGTGACCGCTGGCGAGAGCTGTTCTTGCCACTCGCGTTTTGCGCCGGCTTATCCTGTATCTTCAGCCTGATTGAAGGGAACGTCGGCACCATCTATCGGCACCGGGCGATGCTGCTGCTGCCGGCTTTTGCGATGGCTGGCCTTGGATTTGACTGGCTGCTCACACGGCAATTCCGGCGGGTCGACCGGCAGGTGACGGCGTCCGTCAGTCCAATGCCGGGTGCCAGGGCGGTTTGA